A genomic window from Yarrowia lipolytica chromosome 1D, complete sequence includes:
- a CDS encoding uncharacterized protein (Compare to YALI0D16445g, similar to Saccharomyces cerevisiae YOR283W; ancestral locus Anc_8.745, weakly similar to uniprot|O94461 Schizosaccharomyces pombe Putative phosphoglycerate mutase): MPHSLPPLRIILVRHGQTDHNKAGIIQGQTDIPLNDEGRRQARDCGKKIREVLAGFGDSVGADLDFSDSVGDTDRDSNSNRLSTPTAAPTTDWNPKNPFNGPISAVYTSDLKRCVETTDILLATAGIDTKAARTPLLRERYMGELENKPAVEGRQRCRDENRHWDSFGESNTHMVERLSKQWDTIVSRGLEERQGTVLVVTHGGCITRFTNYLVNELQPEPFALSSLISVDSLRSPQNTSFTVFDIDRNTFQGTLQVFADIAHLDGVEKRVSNPDEYVPGRW, from the coding sequence aTGCCGCATTCGCTTCCGCCACTCCGTATCATTCTTGTTCGGCACGGTCAGACGGACCACAACAAGGCCGGCATCATTCAGGGCCAGACCGACATTCCTCTGAACGACGAGGGTAGAAGACAGGCCCGGGACTGCGGCAAGAAGATCAGAGAGGTGTTGGCCGGTTTCGGGGATTCCGTTGGAGCCGACTTGGACTTTTCCGACTCGGTTGGGGATACTGACAGGGACAGTAACTCGAACAGATTGTCAACCCCTACCGCCGCCCCCACTACCGACTGGAATCCCAAAAACCCATTCAACGGCCCCATCTCGGCGGTGTACACGTCGGACCTCAAGCGGTGCGTCGAAACCACCGACATTCTGCTGGCGACCGCCGGTATCGACACAAAGGCGGCGCGGACCCCGCTACTCCGAGAACGGTACATGGGAGAGCTGGAAAACAAGCCCGCCGTGGAGGGCCGACAGCGGTGCCGAGACGAAAACCGCCATTGGGACTCGTTTGGTGAGTCTAACACACACATGGTCGAGCGGCTCAGCAAGCAGTGGGACACCATTGTGTCGCGGGGACTCGAGGAGCGGCAGGGGACCGTGCTGGTGGTGACGCATGGCGGCTGCATCACACGGTTCACGAACTATCTGGTGAACGAGCTGCAGCCCGAGCCGTTTGCGCTCAGCTCGCTAATTTCGGTTGACTCACTGCGGTCTCCCCAGAATACCTCCTTCACCGTGTTTGACATCGACAGAAACACGTTTCAGGGCACGTTACAGGTGTTTGCCGATATCGCCCACCTGGATGGGGTTGAGAAGCGCGTCTCCAACCCCGATGAGTATGTTCCCGGAAGGTGGTAG